A single window of Pseudarthrobacter defluvii DNA harbors:
- a CDS encoding pyridoxal phosphate-dependent decarboxylase family protein: protein MAHGDDEYAAALAAAAGHSQAWLESLRNRPVGPRLHASDLAGVFGGPLPVAGMPAAEVIDFLATQAEPGLMAMPSGRFFGWVIGGTLPAALASDWLVSAWDQNACLRYATPATAAIEEAAGHWLLELLGLPSTADVGFVTGATMANFTGMAAARWRLLADAGWDLDSDGLSGAPRIRCFVGRERHDTVDLGLRYLGLGKPTQVDADGQGRLVPAALDAALAAGSGPALVCLQAGNLHSGAFDPFAEAIAVARKHGAWVHIDGAFGLWAAAVPELRHLTRGYEEADSWSTDAHKTLNVPYDCGIAVVRDPSALRAAMGLHASYLVHDAEGPGDPFEKVPELSRRARGVPVWAALKSLGREGVAAQVGGLAGAAAAIAEGMAALDGVEVLNDVAYTQVCLAFGDDDTTRAVTARIIEDGKVWMSGSRWRDRDILRVSVSNWHTAGEDVATAVDAVRSALASVRTS, encoded by the coding sequence ATGGCACACGGCGATGACGAGTATGCCGCGGCCCTCGCGGCCGCAGCAGGGCATTCACAGGCCTGGCTGGAAAGCCTCCGGAACCGCCCTGTAGGACCCCGCCTGCATGCCTCCGATCTTGCTGGCGTGTTTGGCGGGCCGCTGCCCGTAGCAGGCATGCCCGCTGCTGAGGTGATCGATTTCCTGGCCACGCAGGCCGAGCCCGGGCTCATGGCCATGCCCTCGGGCCGGTTCTTCGGCTGGGTTATCGGCGGCACCCTGCCCGCTGCCCTGGCCTCGGACTGGCTGGTCAGCGCCTGGGACCAGAACGCCTGCCTCCGCTACGCCACGCCGGCCACCGCTGCCATTGAGGAGGCGGCCGGACACTGGCTCCTGGAGCTGCTGGGCCTGCCGTCCACGGCCGACGTCGGATTCGTCACCGGCGCCACCATGGCAAATTTCACCGGAATGGCTGCTGCCCGCTGGCGGCTGCTCGCCGACGCAGGCTGGGACCTGGACAGCGACGGGCTCTCCGGCGCACCCCGGATCCGATGCTTCGTGGGACGGGAACGGCACGACACCGTGGATCTTGGCCTGCGCTACCTGGGCCTCGGAAAGCCGACGCAGGTGGACGCGGACGGCCAGGGACGGCTGGTCCCCGCCGCCCTGGACGCCGCGCTTGCTGCCGGCAGCGGGCCCGCCCTGGTGTGCCTCCAGGCGGGCAACCTGCACTCCGGCGCCTTCGACCCCTTTGCCGAAGCCATCGCCGTCGCACGCAAGCACGGCGCGTGGGTGCACATCGACGGTGCCTTCGGGCTGTGGGCTGCCGCTGTGCCGGAACTGCGGCACCTCACCCGGGGCTATGAAGAGGCCGACTCCTGGAGCACGGATGCCCACAAGACGCTGAACGTTCCCTACGACTGCGGCATCGCCGTCGTCCGCGACCCCTCCGCGCTGCGGGCTGCGATGGGCCTGCATGCGAGCTACCTGGTGCACGACGCGGAAGGCCCGGGCGATCCCTTCGAGAAGGTCCCTGAACTTTCCCGGAGGGCCCGTGGCGTGCCCGTATGGGCCGCGCTAAAAAGCCTGGGCCGGGAAGGCGTCGCAGCCCAGGTAGGGGGACTGGCGGGAGCTGCCGCCGCCATCGCAGAGGGAATGGCGGCCCTGGACGGCGTGGAGGTACTCAACGATGTTGCCTACACCCAGGTGTGCCTGGCGTTCGGCGACGACGACACCACCCGTGCAGTCACCGCCCGCATCATCGAGGACGGGAAAGTATGGATGTCCGGTTCGCGGTGGCGGGACCGGGACATCCTTCGGGTTTCGGTGAGCAATTGGCATACGGCGGGGGAGGACGTGGCTACCGCAGTCGACGCCGTCCGGTCAGCCCTTGCCTCTGTCCGGACGTCCTGA
- a CDS encoding sulfite exporter TauE/SafE family protein, with protein sequence MISGFESIQLTTIILIVVAGFAAGWVDAVVGGGGLIQLPALLLVPGIAPVQALATNKMGSIFGTATSAATYYRRVGPDLRTAVPMAVIALAGSFGGASLAATLPAGVFKPIIVVALVAVALFTALKPSIGELTALRHEGHKHYVVACLIGAVIGFYDGLIGPGTGSFLVIALVSAMGYAFLEASAKAKIVNMATNAGALLFFLPHGSILWGIGLLLGGANMAGGYLGARTAVKQGSKFVRVVFLVVVAALIIKLGYDVWQENFA encoded by the coding sequence GTGATCTCCGGCTTCGAGTCGATCCAGCTCACCACCATCATCCTGATCGTGGTGGCTGGATTCGCAGCCGGCTGGGTTGATGCGGTGGTTGGTGGAGGAGGACTTATCCAGCTTCCTGCCTTGCTCCTGGTTCCGGGCATCGCGCCCGTCCAGGCGCTTGCCACCAACAAGATGGGCTCCATCTTCGGGACCGCCACCAGTGCCGCCACCTATTACCGGCGGGTAGGGCCGGACCTGCGGACGGCGGTGCCCATGGCGGTGATAGCGTTGGCAGGCAGCTTCGGCGGCGCAAGCCTGGCCGCCACCCTGCCGGCCGGTGTGTTCAAGCCCATCATCGTGGTGGCGCTGGTCGCCGTCGCGCTTTTCACGGCCCTGAAGCCCAGCATCGGTGAGCTGACCGCGCTGCGGCACGAAGGCCATAAGCATTATGTGGTGGCCTGCCTCATCGGTGCGGTGATCGGCTTCTATGACGGGCTGATTGGCCCGGGGACCGGCTCCTTCCTGGTCATCGCCCTGGTGTCCGCCATGGGCTACGCATTCCTTGAAGCCAGCGCCAAAGCCAAGATCGTCAACATGGCCACCAACGCCGGCGCCTTGCTGTTCTTCCTGCCGCACGGGTCCATCCTGTGGGGTATCGGCCTGCTGCTCGGGGGAGCGAACATGGCCGGCGGCTACCTGGGAGCCCGCACCGCGGTGAAGCAGGGCAGCAAGTTCGTGCGGGTGGTCTTCCTCGTGGTGGTGGCAGCCCTGATCATCAAGCTCGGCTACGACGTATGGCAGGAAAACTTCGCCTGA
- a CDS encoding proline--tRNA ligase has translation MVLRLSQLFLRTLREDPVDAEVASHKLLVRAGYIRRAAPGIYTWLPLGLSVLRKVEEIIREEMAAIGAQEVHFPALLPREPYEATNRWTEYGEGLFRLQDRKGADYLLAPTHEEMFTLLVKDLYSSYKDLPLSLYQIQNKYRDEARPRAGLLRGREFIMKDSYSFDVDDAGLDASYAAHRSAYLKIFERLGLEVVPVAATAGAMGGSRSEEFLFPTEIGEDTFVRSAGGYAANVEAVTTVVPAEIGFSSAPAAEVLDTPDTPTIETLVAASNQIAPRAEGDGGAWTAADTLKNVVLAVTLPTGERQLVVIGVPGDRAVDLKRVEANIGAFLPIAGEIGLEQANEEDLKKQPLIVKGYLGPGLSLDAALLGAESATKLLYLVDPRVVSGTAWITGANEAGKHVFGLVAGRDFGWDGVIECTEVRAGDPAPDGSGPLETARGIEMGHIFQLGRKYAEALDLKVLDQNGKQVVVTMGSYGVGVTRAVAALAEANHDDRGLVWPRTVAPADVHVVAVGRGDEIFQTAEKLSAGLEEAGLSVIYDDRPKVSPGVKFGDAELVGVPTILAVGRGLVDGVVEIKDRRSGNAENVAVDKAVDYVVNAVRNR, from the coding sequence GTGGTCCTACGACTGTCCCAGCTTTTCCTGCGCACACTGCGCGAAGACCCCGTCGATGCCGAGGTCGCCAGCCACAAGCTCCTGGTCCGTGCCGGTTACATCCGCCGCGCCGCACCGGGCATCTACACTTGGCTGCCGCTGGGGCTGAGCGTCCTGCGGAAAGTCGAGGAGATCATCCGCGAGGAAATGGCTGCCATCGGCGCCCAGGAGGTCCACTTCCCGGCCCTGCTGCCCCGTGAACCGTACGAAGCTACCAACCGCTGGACCGAATACGGCGAAGGCCTGTTCCGCCTCCAGGACCGCAAGGGCGCCGACTACCTGCTGGCCCCCACGCATGAGGAGATGTTCACGCTCCTGGTCAAGGACCTGTACTCGTCCTACAAGGACCTGCCGCTGAGCCTGTACCAGATCCAGAACAAGTACCGCGACGAAGCCCGCCCCCGGGCAGGGCTCCTCCGCGGCCGTGAGTTCATCATGAAGGATTCCTACTCCTTTGATGTTGACGACGCCGGCCTGGACGCCAGCTACGCGGCCCACCGCTCCGCATACCTGAAGATCTTCGAACGCCTGGGCCTCGAGGTGGTGCCCGTGGCAGCCACCGCCGGCGCCATGGGCGGGTCCAGGAGCGAGGAATTCCTGTTCCCAACCGAGATCGGCGAGGACACCTTTGTCCGCTCCGCTGGTGGATATGCAGCCAACGTCGAGGCCGTTACCACGGTGGTGCCGGCCGAGATCGGCTTCAGCAGTGCCCCGGCGGCGGAGGTCCTGGATACCCCGGACACCCCCACCATCGAGACCCTGGTTGCCGCTTCCAACCAGATTGCCCCGCGGGCAGAGGGCGACGGCGGCGCCTGGACCGCGGCGGACACGCTCAAGAACGTGGTCCTCGCCGTCACGCTGCCCACCGGTGAGCGGCAGCTGGTGGTCATCGGTGTCCCCGGCGACCGCGCCGTGGACCTGAAGCGGGTGGAGGCAAACATCGGCGCCTTCCTGCCCATCGCGGGCGAGATTGGGCTCGAGCAGGCCAACGAGGAAGACCTCAAGAAACAGCCGCTGATCGTCAAGGGATACCTGGGCCCAGGCCTGTCCCTGGACGCAGCCCTGCTGGGTGCCGAAAGCGCCACCAAACTGTTGTACCTGGTGGACCCGCGGGTGGTCAGCGGAACCGCATGGATCACCGGTGCCAACGAGGCCGGCAAGCACGTCTTCGGCCTGGTGGCCGGCCGCGACTTCGGCTGGGACGGCGTCATCGAGTGCACCGAAGTCCGTGCCGGCGATCCCGCCCCTGACGGATCCGGGCCGCTGGAGACCGCCCGCGGCATCGAGATGGGCCACATCTTCCAGCTCGGCCGCAAGTACGCCGAAGCCCTGGACCTCAAGGTGCTGGACCAAAACGGCAAGCAGGTGGTGGTCACCATGGGCTCCTACGGCGTCGGAGTCACCCGCGCCGTGGCGGCCCTGGCAGAGGCCAACCACGACGACCGCGGCCTTGTCTGGCCCCGCACCGTGGCCCCTGCCGATGTCCATGTCGTTGCCGTGGGCCGCGGGGACGAGATCTTCCAGACGGCGGAAAAGCTGTCTGCAGGACTCGAAGAGGCCGGCCTGTCCGTCATTTACGATGACCGGCCCAAGGTCTCACCCGGCGTGAAGTTCGGTGACGCGGAGCTGGTGGGCGTCCCCACCATCCTCGCGGTGGGCCGTGGCCTGGTGGACGGCGTGGTGGAGATCAAGGACCGCCGCAGCGGCAATGCCGAGAACGTGGCTGTCGACAAGGCCGTCGACTACGTGGTCAACGCCGTCCGCAACCGGTGA
- a CDS encoding GNAT family N-acetyltransferase, with protein MLSRVAPWLASRRDAPDPAGISVRTLDAQDTPALTLLAQQDPVANVFILAHLRATGTAAPTSGGAGVIGVFDDGILTGACWAGANLVPVQLDRALVPLVAEAANSSGRRYASAFGPADAVLALNAELTELGHHAHEVRADQPLMIIEGPPLVQPHPGLVYGDLADFDRILPACAAMFEEEVGYSPYLGGREFYSRRVEGLIRQGHSLVHLNEDREVVFKAELGAVTDDVTQVQGVWMNPAFRGRGLSAAYMAAVVEKAQQIAPMTSLYVNGFNTRARSTYERVGFRQVGTFATVLF; from the coding sequence ATGCTGTCAAGGGTAGCCCCGTGGTTAGCGTCTCGTAGGGACGCGCCAGATCCGGCGGGGATTTCCGTCCGTACCCTCGACGCCCAGGACACCCCCGCGCTCACATTGCTGGCCCAGCAGGACCCGGTGGCCAATGTGTTCATCCTGGCGCACCTGCGCGCCACGGGCACTGCGGCGCCCACCAGCGGCGGGGCCGGAGTCATCGGCGTATTCGACGACGGCATTCTGACAGGCGCGTGCTGGGCCGGGGCCAACCTGGTTCCGGTCCAGCTCGACCGCGCCCTCGTCCCACTGGTGGCGGAGGCCGCCAACAGTTCCGGGCGCAGGTATGCGTCCGCTTTCGGACCGGCGGACGCCGTGCTGGCACTCAACGCCGAACTCACCGAGCTCGGGCACCATGCCCACGAGGTCCGCGCCGACCAGCCGCTCATGATCATCGAAGGACCGCCCCTGGTACAGCCCCACCCTGGCCTGGTGTACGGGGACCTCGCCGACTTCGACCGAATCCTTCCCGCATGCGCAGCCATGTTCGAGGAAGAAGTGGGCTATTCCCCCTACCTGGGCGGCAGGGAGTTCTACAGCCGGCGGGTGGAGGGCCTCATCCGGCAGGGACACTCCCTGGTCCACCTCAACGAAGACCGCGAGGTGGTGTTCAAAGCCGAACTCGGCGCAGTAACCGACGATGTCACCCAGGTCCAGGGCGTCTGGATGAACCCGGCCTTCCGCGGCCGGGGGCTAAGCGCCGCCTACATGGCGGCTGTGGTGGAAAAAGCCCAGCAGATTGCCCCGATGACCAGCCTGTACGTCAACGGCTTCAACACCAGGGCCAGGTCCACCTACGAACGCGTGGGCTTCCGCCAGGTGGGGACGTTCGCTACAGTCCTTTTCTAA
- the ispG gene encoding flavodoxin-dependent (E)-4-hydroxy-3-methylbut-2-enyl-diphosphate synthase, which yields MTSVSLGMPSAPPPVLAPRRKTRQIKVGSVGVGSDYPISVQSMTTTPTTDINATLQQIAELTASGCDIVRVACPSADDAEALPIIARKSQIPVIADIHFQPKYVFAAIEAGCAAVRVNPGNIRKFDDQVKEIAAAAKDHGTSIRIGVNAGSLEPGILKKYGKATPEALVESAVWEASLFEEHGFHDFKISVKHNDPVVMVAAYEMLAEKGDWPLHLGVTEAGPAFQGTIKSATAFGALLSRGIGDTIRVSLSAPPVEEIKVGNQILQSLNLRPRKLEIVSCPSCGRAQVDVYTLAEQVTAGLEGMEIPLRVAVMGCVVNGPGEAREADLGVASGNGKGQIFVKGEVIKTVPESAIVETLIEEAMRIAEEMGEADGEDAVKGSPVVSVS from the coding sequence GTGACCTCGGTCAGCCTGGGAATGCCGTCAGCACCACCGCCCGTCCTTGCCCCCCGCCGCAAGACACGCCAAATCAAAGTCGGCTCGGTAGGCGTTGGGTCTGACTACCCCATCAGCGTGCAGTCCATGACCACCACACCCACCACGGACATCAACGCCACCCTGCAACAAATAGCCGAACTCACGGCATCCGGCTGCGACATTGTCCGCGTCGCCTGCCCGTCCGCGGACGACGCCGAAGCGCTGCCCATCATCGCCCGGAAGTCCCAGATCCCGGTCATCGCGGACATCCACTTCCAGCCCAAATACGTCTTTGCGGCCATTGAAGCCGGTTGTGCCGCCGTGCGTGTGAACCCCGGAAACATCCGCAAGTTCGACGACCAGGTCAAGGAAATTGCCGCCGCCGCAAAGGACCACGGCACCTCCATCCGTATCGGCGTCAACGCAGGCTCCCTGGAGCCGGGGATCCTGAAGAAGTACGGCAAGGCCACCCCGGAAGCGCTGGTCGAATCAGCGGTCTGGGAGGCTTCGCTGTTCGAAGAGCACGGCTTCCACGACTTCAAGATCTCCGTGAAGCACAACGACCCCGTGGTCATGGTGGCCGCCTACGAAATGCTCGCCGAAAAGGGCGACTGGCCCCTGCACCTGGGCGTCACCGAAGCCGGACCCGCCTTCCAGGGGACCATCAAGTCCGCCACGGCGTTCGGCGCGCTCCTGTCGCGGGGGATCGGTGACACCATCCGCGTGTCCCTCTCCGCGCCGCCGGTGGAGGAGATCAAGGTGGGCAACCAGATCCTCCAGTCGCTCAACCTGCGGCCCCGCAAGCTGGAAATCGTGTCGTGCCCTTCCTGCGGCCGCGCTCAGGTGGACGTGTACACTCTGGCAGAACAGGTCACTGCCGGGCTGGAGGGAATGGAGATTCCGCTGCGCGTGGCAGTCATGGGCTGCGTTGTGAACGGCCCCGGCGAGGCACGAGAGGCTGACCTTGGTGTTGCTTCCGGCAACGGCAAGGGCCAGATTTTCGTTAAGGGCGAGGTCATCAAGACTGTTCCCGAGAGCGCAATTGTTGAGACACTGATCGAAGAGGCTATGCGGATCGCGGAAGAGATGGGGGAGGCCGATGGCGAAGATGCTGTCAAGGGTAGCCCCGTGGTTAGCGTCTCGTAG
- a CDS encoding YciI family protein: MTVFAVEYVYAANSTETRNEVRPAHREWLAGLAEDSVLLASGPYGDGAGALLIFKATDEAALNSILKQDPFAGAGVIAGTRITEWSPIIGMLAGISA; this comes from the coding sequence ATGACAGTTTTTGCCGTTGAGTACGTTTACGCCGCCAACTCCACCGAAACCCGCAACGAGGTCCGGCCCGCGCACCGCGAATGGCTTGCGGGCCTGGCGGAGGACAGCGTCCTCCTGGCCAGCGGCCCCTACGGCGACGGTGCAGGTGCCTTGCTGATTTTCAAGGCAACGGATGAAGCCGCCCTCAACTCGATCCTCAAGCAGGACCCGTTCGCCGGCGCCGGAGTCATTGCCGGAACCCGCATCACCGAATGGTCTCCAATCATCGGCATGCTCGCCGGGATCTCCGCGTAG
- a CDS encoding MarR family transcriptional regulator, which produces MFVMTIDQRGSTGSQDLVPDLLVRIARLELPGAEQPVFERSVGDEVQGVVHGPSSVVEIALQALRSGRWYVGIGVGSVSLAPGASPREGTGTAFVAARKAVELAKAAGAQVPLSVVPGIMGKTGGGVTAGEGSQACAHAEAVLRLLGRLVQDRTEAQWRVVDALRRHGPCGQGPGRHGSQKQVAHELGISEQSVSRTVLRSGWQEEWAARPAAAMLLAWADSQIGGFVQDDGVPKGADASRDDRAPREPQALAEPARRADDPTENRNEGDR; this is translated from the coding sequence ATGTTCGTTATGACCATCGACCAGCGGGGAAGCACCGGCAGCCAAGACCTCGTCCCGGACCTTCTGGTCCGGATTGCGCGGCTCGAACTTCCCGGAGCGGAACAGCCGGTCTTCGAACGTTCCGTAGGTGATGAAGTCCAGGGAGTAGTGCACGGCCCTTCCAGCGTGGTGGAGATAGCCCTGCAGGCACTTCGGAGCGGGCGCTGGTACGTGGGAATCGGCGTCGGATCCGTCTCTCTTGCTCCAGGCGCCAGTCCCCGGGAAGGGACCGGGACTGCGTTCGTCGCCGCCCGCAAGGCAGTTGAGCTGGCCAAAGCTGCAGGCGCGCAGGTGCCGTTGTCAGTGGTGCCCGGCATCATGGGAAAGACCGGTGGAGGTGTCACCGCCGGGGAGGGGAGCCAGGCGTGTGCACATGCGGAGGCGGTGCTCCGGCTGCTGGGCCGGCTTGTCCAGGACCGGACGGAGGCCCAGTGGCGGGTCGTGGATGCCCTGCGCCGCCACGGACCCTGCGGCCAAGGGCCGGGCCGGCACGGAAGCCAGAAACAGGTGGCGCATGAACTCGGCATCTCGGAACAATCCGTGAGCCGGACCGTACTTCGGTCCGGCTGGCAGGAAGAATGGGCGGCCAGGCCAGCTGCCGCGATGCTTCTTGCATGGGCAGACTCGCAGATTGGTGGTTTCGTGCAGGATGACGGGGTGCCCAAAGGTGCTGATGCGTCCAGGGATGACCGGGCGCCCCGGGAGCCCCAGGCATTGGCGGAGCCGGCCCGGCGCGCCGACGACCCTACTGAAAACCGGAACGAAGGAGACAGGTGA
- a CDS encoding M50 family metallopeptidase encodes MTPVLLFILGVVFVAVGIAVSIALHEVGHLVPAKLFKVRVTKYMIGFGPTLWSRRKGETEYGVKAVPLGGYVSMIGMYPPNKEDGTVRPSSTGMFQTLATEARSMAHEEVGPGDGNRVFYRLPVWKKIVVMLGGPAMNMILGLLFTAVLLMGFGVATATTTISDVSKCQVAAGQTVDPDSADCQLTPAAAAGLKPNDTVTSFDGKAVTSWDQLTEWIRASAGKEVAITVQRDGSPVPTTVTPVLSARPVMGNDGRQATDAAGNLQYQDVGFLGIGAQTALVPQPASSVLPMAGENIRQVAGVVFNLPARVVGVAKAAFSEEPRDPNGPISVVGVGRVAGEVAAMEAVPLQARVATLVGLLAGLNFALAVFNLIPLLPLDGGHVAGALYEGVRRKVAKLRGRPDPGAFDIAKLLPVTYVVAALLMGMSALLIYADIVKPVNLFG; translated from the coding sequence ATGACCCCTGTCCTACTTTTCATCCTCGGCGTCGTCTTCGTGGCCGTGGGCATCGCTGTGTCCATTGCGCTCCATGAAGTGGGGCACCTGGTCCCCGCCAAGCTCTTCAAGGTCCGCGTTACCAAGTACATGATCGGTTTCGGGCCTACGCTGTGGTCACGCCGGAAAGGCGAAACCGAATACGGCGTAAAGGCTGTGCCATTGGGCGGCTACGTTTCCATGATCGGCATGTACCCGCCCAACAAGGAGGACGGCACGGTGCGGCCCTCCAGCACCGGCATGTTCCAGACGCTTGCCACTGAAGCCCGCTCCATGGCCCACGAAGAAGTGGGGCCCGGTGACGGGAACAGGGTGTTCTACCGGCTGCCGGTCTGGAAAAAGATCGTCGTCATGCTGGGGGGCCCCGCCATGAACATGATCCTTGGGCTGCTGTTCACCGCCGTGCTGCTCATGGGCTTTGGGGTTGCCACCGCCACCACCACCATTTCGGACGTCTCCAAGTGCCAGGTGGCAGCCGGACAAACCGTCGACCCCGATTCCGCTGACTGCCAACTGACGCCCGCCGCGGCCGCCGGACTGAAGCCGAACGACACCGTCACGTCCTTCGACGGCAAAGCCGTCACCAGCTGGGACCAGCTGACGGAGTGGATCCGCGCTTCCGCAGGCAAGGAAGTGGCCATTACGGTGCAGCGGGACGGCAGTCCAGTACCCACCACGGTGACACCGGTGCTTTCCGCCCGTCCGGTGATGGGAAACGACGGCCGCCAGGCCACCGACGCCGCCGGCAACCTCCAGTACCAGGACGTGGGATTCCTTGGCATCGGTGCGCAAACCGCGCTGGTGCCCCAGCCGGCGTCGTCCGTCCTGCCCATGGCGGGGGAGAACATCCGGCAGGTGGCCGGCGTCGTCTTCAACCTGCCTGCCCGCGTGGTGGGCGTGGCCAAGGCCGCCTTCAGCGAAGAGCCGCGCGACCCGAACGGCCCCATCAGTGTGGTGGGCGTGGGCAGGGTGGCGGGCGAAGTCGCCGCCATGGAGGCTGTGCCGCTGCAGGCCCGGGTGGCAACCCTCGTTGGCCTGCTGGCCGGGTTGAACTTTGCCCTGGCGGTGTTCAACCTTATCCCGCTCCTGCCGCTCGACGGCGGGCACGTTGCGGGGGCGCTCTATGAGGGCGTGCGGCGCAAGGTGGCAAAGCTGCGCGGACGGCCGGACCCGGGGGCCTTCGACATCGCCAAACTGCTTCCCGTCACCTACGTTGTGGCTGCGCTGCTGATGGGTATGAGTGCGCTGTTGATCTACGCGGACATCGTCAAGCCGGTCAATCTCTTTGGGTAA
- the dxr gene encoding 1-deoxy-D-xylulose-5-phosphate reductoisomerase yields the protein MQPRRIVLLGSTGSIGTQAIDVVDGAPHLFEVVALSAGGGNLELLARQAVHTGAAAVGIAGGDPARLETLIRDAAAAAGRTGYRPEIVAGPEASARIAAVEADVVLNGITGSIGLAPTLAALKSGATLALANKESLIVGGSLVKAAAREGQIVPVDSEHSAIAQCLRSGTAAEVDKLILTASGGPFRGRSREELHGVTPQEALAHPTWDMGVMVTTNSATLVNKGLEVIEAHLLFDIPLDRIDVVVHPQSVVHSMVQFVDGSTIAQASPPDMRLPIALGLGWPARVPNAARPCDWTQAATWTFEPLDTEAFPAVGLAKDAAKQGSTFPAVFNAANEEAVTAFHAGRIRFTDIVDTIDTVLSEHSGSSGLTVESVLDAESWARARAHERLAVSSL from the coding sequence ATGCAGCCACGCAGAATCGTCCTCCTCGGATCCACCGGTTCCATCGGCACCCAGGCGATTGACGTCGTCGACGGCGCCCCGCACCTTTTCGAGGTGGTGGCACTGAGCGCCGGGGGCGGCAACCTGGAACTCCTGGCCCGGCAGGCAGTCCACACCGGTGCCGCAGCCGTGGGAATTGCCGGGGGAGACCCGGCCCGGCTGGAAACGCTGATCCGCGACGCCGCGGCGGCGGCCGGCCGCACGGGATACCGGCCGGAGATCGTGGCCGGCCCGGAGGCCTCCGCGCGGATCGCTGCCGTGGAGGCGGACGTGGTACTCAACGGAATCACGGGTTCCATCGGCCTGGCACCCACGCTGGCGGCCCTCAAGTCCGGCGCCACCCTGGCCCTCGCCAACAAAGAGTCGCTGATCGTGGGCGGCAGCCTGGTCAAAGCCGCGGCCAGGGAAGGCCAGATTGTTCCGGTGGACTCCGAACACTCCGCCATTGCCCAGTGCCTTCGCTCCGGCACCGCCGCTGAAGTGGACAAGCTCATCCTGACCGCTTCCGGCGGCCCCTTCCGCGGCAGGAGCCGGGAGGAACTCCACGGCGTCACGCCGCAGGAGGCCCTGGCCCACCCCACCTGGGACATGGGCGTCATGGTCACCACCAACTCGGCCACGCTGGTGAACAAGGGCCTGGAAGTCATCGAGGCGCACCTGCTGTTCGATATCCCGCTCGACCGGATCGACGTCGTGGTCCATCCCCAGTCCGTAGTGCACTCCATGGTGCAGTTCGTTGACGGCTCCACCATCGCCCAGGCCTCCCCGCCGGACATGCGGCTGCCCATCGCCCTGGGACTCGGCTGGCCGGCCCGCGTGCCCAACGCCGCCCGCCCGTGCGACTGGACGCAGGCGGCCACGTGGACCTTTGAACCGCTGGACACGGAAGCCTTCCCCGCCGTGGGCCTTGCCAAGGACGCCGCCAAGCAGGGCAGTACGTTCCCTGCAGTGTTCAACGCGGCCAACGAGGAGGCAGTGACGGCGTTCCATGCCGGCAGGATCCGCTTCACCGACATCGTGGATACGATCGATACCGTGCTCAGCGAACATTCAGGTTCTTCCGGGCTGACGGTGGAATCAGTGCTGGATGCTGAAAGCTGGGCACGCGCACGCGCCCACGAACGTTTAGCAGTCAGCAGTCTCTAG